The nucleotide window TTATCAATATAATAGGCATTGGCCTGTTGCAAAGGTGTTAGTACGAGGTCATTGATACAAACATGCGGAGGCAGGGTAGTGCAATAGTATACCACATCAGCCACATCTTTGGCACTCATGGGAATAAAGCCTTTGTATACATCTTTGGCTTTGTCTTCGTCGCCTTTGAAGCGTACCAGGGAGAACTCAGTTTCAGCGGCACCCGGGTGGATGGCGGTTACCTTTATCCGGTAGGGCAGCAGGTCTATGCGCATACCTTCGGAAATAGCATCTACAGCAGCTTTGGTGGCACAGTATACGTTGCCTTTGGCATATACGGTTTTGGCGGCGGTAGAGCCGATGTTGATAATATGGCCACGGGTACGGGAACGCATCCACGGAATCACGGTACGGGAAACATACAACAGCCCTTTGACGTTGGTGTCTATCATCGTATTCCAGTCTTCGGTGTCTCCTTCATCGATGGTGCTGAGGCCAGCTGCCAGTCCGGCGTTGTTGATCAGGATATCCACCGCTTTCCATTCTTCGGGGATGCTGTTCAGTGCTGCCTGTACGGCCTGTTCATCTCTGACATCAAAATTAAGGGCCAGCACATTGGCACCATACTCCTGAGAAAGTTGTGTTTTCAGTGTTTCCAGCCTTTCCTTGCGACGACCAGTGATGATCACGTCATGGCCTTTTGCTGCAAATATTTCTGCACATGCCTGGCCAAACCCTGCCGTAGCACCTGTAATAAGAACGATTCCCATAATAACATGATTGGTGGCCCTCCCTGTTGGTTGGTGCCTGTTGAAACAATACTGTAAAATTAGGATGATATCACCTAAAAAAAGGATACTTTTTCCATGAACTAACGGATGAGTGTAACAGTCCCCTTTTTGAAGATATCCTTACCGTTGAAGTCGGTGGCCTTCAGTATCCACAGATAAGTGTCTACAGGAGCCGGCATGCCTTTGTAGGTACCGTCCCATCCGCTTCTGAAATCTGTGGAGGAATAGATCTCCTGGCCCCAGCGGTTGTAAATCCGGAAAAACTGGTAATGAACAATGCCTACCGGTATAAAGCGGAAACGGTCATTCACGCCGTCGCCGTTAGGTGTAAAGGCATTGGGGATATACATTTCCGGGCCGGTGAAATACTTGACACTGATGCTATCATACCCAACACAACCCTGCAGATCGGATACCTTCAGTACATACGTGATGTCTTTATTATAATTAAGCACCGGACGGGCAATATGAGGATCGCTGAGTCCGTCGGGAGGCTGCCAGGTATAAATATCTCCGCCACTGCCCTGCATTACCATAGTTTGTCCTTTGGCCAGAATGGTGTCGTTGCCGGCGAAAGGTACCACTTCGTAAATACGCACGTTTTGTGTAACGGTTTTTTCACATTGTTTGTCGGTATGAAGGGTGAGCGTCACCGTATATACGTTCCCTTTAGGAAAGGTATACTGGACGCTGCGGTCCTGGCCTGGCAGCCTTACGCTGTCGGCAGTGCCGAAATTCCAGGTACGGCTGGTGATTTGGCCGTATAGGTAGGAGGAGGTGTCATTGAAACTAATGGGGTCTTCCTTGCAGAAACCGGCAGTGGTAAAACCGGCTTTCAACCCGGGATAGTTGTGTACTTCTCCGTTGATGCTGTCCCGGCAGACGAGATGGGGATTGACCACCAGTTTTACTTTATAGATGCCGGTATCCGGGTATTGATGGTAGAAGAGGGTCTTGCTGTCTGTGAGCGTATCTGTTCCGTCACCGAAGGTCCAGTAGTAGGTGGAACTATACCCTGAATTACTGTAGTTGGGTATGGCTACCTTTAATTCCGGTGTTTCCGAGCAATTGTTGAGTACGGAAGGGAATTTGGCGGCTATTTTGGTGGTGCAGTCAAATACGGTGAGCAGAATATCTTTGCTATGTATACCGAGGAATCGTTTGGTGGTCCGGTCGTATTCATACACGCATACTGTGATCACATATTTGCCTGGTTTGTTTGGTGTACAGGTGATCATCCCTTTATTATCGATAGAGATGCCCGGACTTCCGCCCATGGGATTAGTGCCCGAGTAAGGGGAAATGTAGCGTACTGTGGAATTATACGGAGGAGGAGTGGTGGAATTGATATCATTGTTGGCAGTACCATCCGTGAGGGCACTGCAAAGGCTATAGGTCAAACTATCCCCGTCTTCATCAAATGCGGCATAATCTATTTTAAAGGGCATACTATTGCAGATAACGATGGCGGTGTCTTTATTGAAATAAGCACTGTTATTGTAAGGTCTTGATTCAGCACCGGGAATGATGGTGTAGTAGGTAGACCCTTCATGTTCTGAATCATAGATATTGGCCAGTTTCTCTCCGCGGCAACAACGTTGTGAGGCTACATAATAGCCGCCGAAGACAGGTGCCAGATCGATGGTGGCGGTATAAAAGGCTACTTCCAGGTGTTGGGCCTGTGGTGCAAGGCAGGGGTTTTTCAAGGTGTCTATGAGTGGCATAACCTGACTCATGTAGAGATATATGGAAGACAATACTTTGGTGCCATTGGCCGTATATACGTT belongs to Chitinophaga sp. HK235 and includes:
- a CDS encoding gliding motility-associated C-terminal domain-containing protein, which gives rise to MKRVLLLVISCCLFNLIAAGYHIIGGEIYYKTIGMNGDNTRYRYLITLKLYRDADFTCGDRQGCIDKFENPVVANVYTANGTKVLSSIYLYMSQVMPLIDTLKNPCLAPQAQHLEVAFYTATIDLAPVFGGYYVASQRCCRGEKLANIYDSEHEGSTYYTIIPGAESRPYNNSAYFNKDTAIVICNSMPFKIDYAAFDEDGDSLTYSLCSALTDGTANNDINSTTPPPYNSTVRYISPYSGTNPMGGSPGISIDNKGMITCTPNKPGKYVITVCVYEYDRTTKRFLGIHSKDILLTVFDCTTKIAAKFPSVLNNCSETPELKVAIPNYSNSGYSSTYYWTFGDGTDTLTDSKTLFYHQYPDTGIYKVKLVVNPHLVCRDSINGEVHNYPGLKAGFTTAGFCKEDPISFNDTSSYLYGQITSRTWNFGTADSVRLPGQDRSVQYTFPKGNVYTVTLTLHTDKQCEKTVTQNVRIYEVVPFAGNDTILAKGQTMVMQGSGGDIYTWQPPDGLSDPHIARPVLNYNKDITYVLKVSDLQGCVGYDSISVKYFTGPEMYIPNAFTPNGDGVNDRFRFIPVGIVHYQFFRIYNRWGQEIYSSTDFRSGWDGTYKGMPAPVDTYLWILKATDFNGKDIFKKGTVTLIR
- a CDS encoding SDR family NAD(P)-dependent oxidoreductase, whose amino-acid sequence is MGIVLITGATAGFGQACAEIFAAKGHDVIITGRRKERLETLKTQLSQEYGANVLALNFDVRDEQAVQAALNSIPEEWKAVDILINNAGLAAGLSTIDEGDTEDWNTMIDTNVKGLLYVSRTVIPWMRSRTRGHIINIGSTAAKTVYAKGNVYCATKAAVDAISEGMRIDLLPYRIKVTAIHPGAAETEFSLVRFKGDEDKAKDVYKGFIPMSAKDVADVVYYCTTLPPHVCINDLVLTPLQQANAYYIDKN